In one window of Skermanella rosea DNA:
- a CDS encoding NADH-quinone oxidoreductase subunit D: MATATTTAESKIKPFTMNFGPQHPAAHGVLRLVLEMDGEVVERADPHIGLLHRGTEKLIEYKTYLQATPYFDRLDYVSPMCQEHAFALGVEKLLRIAPPPRAQYIRVMFSEITRILNHLLNITTYALDVGAITPSLWGFEEREKLMEFYERVSGARLHANYFRPGGVAFDLPAGLAEDIWEYTERFPKFMDDLEGLLSENRIFKQRTVDIGIVSEQEALDWGFTGPMLRASNVAWDLRKAQPYDVYDQMEFDVPVGLTGDCYARYLVRMEEMRESNKIMRQCLEKLPDGPVKVQDHKIAPPRRGEMKRSMEALIHHFKLYTEGYHVPAGETYTAVEAPKGEFGVYLVSDGTNKPYRCKIRAPGFAHLQGLDFMSKGHMLADTVAIIGSMDVVFGEIDR, encoded by the coding sequence ATGGCGACCGCGACCACCACCGCCGAGTCGAAGATCAAGCCGTTCACCATGAATTTCGGGCCGCAGCACCCTGCGGCCCACGGGGTGCTGCGCCTCGTGCTGGAGATGGACGGCGAGGTCGTCGAGCGTGCCGATCCCCATATCGGGCTGCTTCACCGCGGTACGGAAAAGCTGATCGAATACAAGACCTATCTCCAGGCGACGCCCTATTTCGACCGCCTCGACTATGTCTCGCCCATGTGCCAGGAGCATGCCTTCGCCCTGGGCGTCGAGAAGCTGCTTCGCATAGCGCCGCCGCCGCGCGCCCAGTATATCCGGGTGATGTTCAGCGAGATCACCCGGATCCTGAACCACCTGCTCAACATCACCACCTACGCGCTCGACGTCGGCGCCATCACGCCGTCGCTCTGGGGCTTCGAGGAGCGCGAAAAGCTGATGGAGTTCTATGAGCGGGTGAGTGGCGCCCGGCTCCACGCCAACTATTTCCGTCCCGGCGGAGTCGCCTTCGACCTGCCGGCCGGCCTGGCCGAGGACATCTGGGAATATACCGAGCGCTTCCCGAAGTTCATGGACGACCTGGAAGGCCTGCTGTCGGAGAACCGCATCTTCAAGCAGCGGACCGTCGACATCGGCATCGTCAGCGAGCAGGAAGCGTTGGACTGGGGCTTCACCGGCCCGATGCTGCGCGCCTCGAACGTCGCCTGGGACCTGCGCAAGGCGCAGCCCTATGACGTCTACGACCAGATGGAGTTCGACGTTCCGGTCGGCCTGACAGGAGACTGCTACGCCCGCTATCTCGTCCGCATGGAGGAGATGCGCGAGTCGAACAAGATCATGCGCCAGTGCCTCGAGAAGCTGCCGGACGGCCCGGTGAAGGTGCAGGACCACAAGATCGCTCCGCCGCGCCGCGGCGAAATGAAGCGGTCGATGGAAGCCCTCATCCATCACTTCAAGCTCTATACCGAGGGCTACCACGTGCCCGCCGGCGAGACCTACACCGCGGTCGAGGCGCCCAAGGGAGAGTTCGGGGTCTATCTGGTGTCCGACGGAACCAACAAACCGTATCGCTGCAAGATCCGCGCGCCCGGCTTCGCCCACCTCCAGGGCCTCGACTTCATGTCGAAAGGCCACATGCTGGCGGACACGGTGGCGATCATCGGGTCCATGGATGTCGTGTTCGGAGAAATCGATCGATGA
- a CDS encoding NADH-quinone oxidoreductase subunit C encodes MSDQALQELSDHLQARLADVILSAGIELGELIIKVQRQSIVRVMTFLRDDTSCQFKQLIDLCGADYPSREERFEVVYNLLSLKHNLRIRVKVTTDEDTPVPSISEVFSAAPWFEREAWDLYGIFFSDHPDLRRILTDYGFEGHPLRKDFPLTGYVELRYDDEQKRVVYEPVKLTQDFRSFDFLSPWEGMTNVMLPGDEKAEAPTGAAQPGSNK; translated from the coding sequence ATGAGCGACCAAGCGCTTCAGGAACTGAGCGATCACCTCCAGGCGCGCCTGGCGGACGTCATACTGTCCGCCGGCATCGAGCTGGGCGAATTGATCATCAAGGTGCAACGCCAGTCGATCGTGCGCGTCATGACGTTCCTGCGCGACGACACCAGCTGCCAGTTCAAGCAGCTGATCGACCTCTGCGGGGCGGATTATCCCTCGCGCGAAGAGCGCTTCGAGGTGGTCTACAATCTGCTCAGCCTGAAGCACAATCTCCGCATCCGGGTGAAGGTGACGACCGATGAGGACACGCCCGTCCCGTCCATCTCGGAAGTGTTCAGTGCCGCTCCCTGGTTCGAGCGCGAGGCCTGGGACCTGTACGGCATCTTCTTCTCGGATCACCCCGACCTGAGGAGGATCCTCACGGACTACGGGTTCGAGGGGCATCCCCTGCGCAAGGACTTCCCGCTGACGGGCTACGTCGAGCTGCGCTATGACGACGAGCAGAAGCGGGTCGTCTACGAGCCGGTCAAGCTGACCCAGGATTTCCGATCCTTCGATTTCCTCAGCCCGTGGGAGGGCATGACCAATGTCATGCTGCCGGGCGACGAGAAGGCTGAGGCGCCCACCGGCGCCGCCCAGCCGGGGAGCAACAAGTAA
- a CDS encoding NuoB/complex I 20 kDa subunit family protein has protein sequence MEERSAGMGVTSNQPSAGQTILGQPGLGQPSQGLILPGRGAPLAPGADQDAYLKTVTDELQDKGFIVAKFDALLDWARTGSLWPMTFGLACCAVEMIHAYMSRYDLDRFGVIPRPSPRQSDVMIVAGTLCNKMAPALRKVYDQMAEPRWVISMGSCANGGGYYHYSYSVVRGCDRIVPVDIYVPGCPPTAEALVYGILQLQKKIKRGNRIAR, from the coding sequence ATGGAAGAAAGGAGCGCTGGAATGGGAGTGACTTCCAACCAGCCGTCCGCCGGCCAGACCATCCTGGGCCAACCCGGGCTCGGGCAGCCGTCCCAGGGCCTGATCCTGCCGGGCCGGGGGGCGCCGCTGGCGCCGGGCGCCGACCAGGACGCCTATCTCAAGACCGTCACGGACGAACTGCAGGACAAGGGCTTCATCGTCGCCAAGTTCGACGCCCTGCTCGACTGGGCGCGTACCGGCTCCCTGTGGCCCATGACCTTCGGTCTGGCTTGCTGCGCCGTGGAGATGATCCACGCCTACATGAGCCGCTACGACCTCGACCGGTTCGGCGTCATTCCGCGCCCGAGCCCGCGTCAGAGCGACGTCATGATCGTCGCCGGCACCCTGTGCAACAAGATGGCGCCGGCGCTGCGCAAGGTCTATGACCAGATGGCGGAGCCCCGGTGGGTGATCTCCATGGGGTCGTGCGCCAACGGCGGCGGCTATTACCACTACTCCTACTCGGTGGTGCGCGGCTGCGACCGGATCGTTCCGGTCGATATCTACGTTCCCGGTTGCCCGCCGACTGCGGAAGCCCTGGTCTACGGGATTCTGCAACTCCAGAAGAAGATCAAGCGCGGCAATCGCATCGCGCGTTAA
- the nuoE gene encoding NADH-quinone oxidoreductase subunit NuoE, whose translation MSANGTAPAGPKDFAFTAENLERAKHIIAKYPPGKQASAVMPLLDLAQRQNDNWLPRAAMDYIADMLSMPRIRVYEVATFYTMYNLKPVGKHFVQVCTTTPCWLRGSDDVVKACERKLGIGLGETTPDGQFTVIEVECLGACVNAPMVQINDDYYEDLDAASTEALLDALKRGERPAPGPVSGRQTSSPAGGPTTLKGRVPQAPSATAADSTHGDD comes from the coding sequence ATGAGCGCAAACGGAACGGCGCCCGCAGGGCCGAAGGATTTCGCCTTCACAGCGGAGAACCTGGAACGCGCCAAGCACATCATCGCGAAGTATCCGCCCGGCAAGCAGGCCAGCGCGGTGATGCCCCTGCTCGATCTGGCACAGCGCCAGAACGACAACTGGCTGCCGCGCGCCGCCATGGACTACATCGCCGACATGCTGAGCATGCCGCGCATCCGGGTGTACGAGGTGGCCACCTTCTACACCATGTACAATCTAAAGCCCGTCGGTAAGCACTTCGTGCAGGTCTGCACCACCACGCCGTGCTGGCTGCGCGGGTCGGACGATGTCGTCAAGGCGTGCGAGCGCAAGCTCGGCATCGGGCTGGGCGAGACCACGCCGGACGGCCAGTTCACCGTGATCGAGGTCGAGTGCCTGGGCGCCTGCGTGAATGCGCCGATGGTCCAGATCAACGACGATTACTACGAGGATCTGGACGCCGCCAGCACGGAAGCCCTGCTGGACGCCCTGAAGCGCGGCGAACGGCCCGCACCGGGGCCGGTTTCCGGCCGTCAGACCTCCAGCCCGGCTGGGGGACCGACGACGTTGAAGGGCAGGGTGCCGCAGGCGCCGTCGGCGACGGCTGCCGATTCCACCCACGGCGATGACTGA
- a CDS encoding HU family DNA-binding protein, protein MNKNDLVALVADAASLSKADATKAVDAVFDGIISTLKKGEEVRLVGFGTFAVSERAASEGRNPRTGEKIDIPASKQPKFKPGKTLKDALN, encoded by the coding sequence GTGAACAAGAATGATCTCGTCGCGCTTGTGGCGGACGCGGCCAGCCTGTCCAAGGCGGACGCGACCAAGGCGGTCGACGCCGTTTTCGATGGCATCATCAGCACGCTCAAGAAGGGCGAGGAAGTGCGACTCGTCGGCTTCGGCACCTTCGCCGTTTCCGAGCGCGCGGCATCCGAGGGGCGCAACCCGCGGACCGGCGAGAAGATCGACATTCCGGCTTCCAAGCAGCCGAAGTTCAAGCCCGGCAAGACCCTGAAGGACGCCTTGAACTGA
- a CDS encoding NADH-quinone oxidoreductase subunit A has protein sequence MANPLVVEYLPILIFLGIAVVIAGAAVAASFLVASQKPDSEKVSAYECGFEPFDDARSKFDVRFYLVAILFIIFDLEVAFLFPWAISLGDIGMFGFWSMVVFLGVLTIGFIYEWKKGALEWE, from the coding sequence ATGGCCAATCCCCTGGTCGTCGAATACCTGCCCATCCTGATCTTCCTTGGGATTGCGGTGGTCATCGCAGGTGCCGCCGTCGCCGCATCCTTCCTGGTCGCGTCCCAGAAGCCGGACAGCGAGAAGGTCTCCGCCTACGAATGCGGTTTCGAGCCCTTCGATGACGCCCGCAGCAAGTTCGATGTGCGGTTCTATCTGGTCGCCATTCTGTTCATCATCTTCGACCTGGAAGTTGCGTTTTTGTTCCCATGGGCCATATCACTTGGTGACATCGGAATGTTTGGTTTCTGGTCGATGGTCGTGTTCCTTGGCGTACTGACCATCGGCTTCATCTATGAATGGAAGAAAGGAGCGCTGGAATGGGAGTGA